The Paracoccus liaowanqingii genome window below encodes:
- a CDS encoding MarR family winged helix-turn-helix transcriptional regulator, with protein sequence MLAPAPRDPRPTVPADAEALPDMTRAYLESLQLLERMHRLMLDLVKDEFERLRHGDLTPVQAMILYNMGEAEVSAGELRSRGMYQGSNVSYNLKKLVAMGYVHHERCDLDRRSVKVRLTPEGQAMREMVRQLFIRHAEGLAMSGVLEDPPLPQVNLQCRRIERFWGDQIRYIY encoded by the coding sequence ATGCTTGCCCCTGCACCCCGCGATCCGCGCCCGACCGTCCCGGCAGATGCCGAGGCGCTTCCCGACATGACCCGGGCCTATCTGGAATCCCTGCAGCTGCTGGAACGGATGCACCGGCTGATGCTGGATCTGGTCAAGGACGAGTTCGAGCGGCTGCGACACGGCGACCTGACCCCGGTGCAGGCGATGATCCTCTACAACATGGGCGAGGCCGAGGTCTCGGCCGGGGAATTGCGCTCGCGCGGCATGTATCAGGGCTCGAATGTCAGCTACAACCTGAAGAAGCTGGTGGCGATGGGCTATGTCCATCACGAGCGTTGCGACCTGGACCGCCGTTCGGTCAAGGTGCGGCTGACGCCCGAGGGGCAGGCCATGCGCGAGATGGTCCGCCAGCTGTTCATCCGCCATGCCGAGGGGCTGGCCATGTCCGGCGTGCTGGAGGATCCTCCCCTGCCGCAGGTCAACCTGCAATGCCGCCGGATCGAGCGGTTCTGGGGCGACCAGATCCGGTACATCTACTGA
- a CDS encoding ABC transporter permease codes for MSLSDATLAPAAARGPTRAQGAGAAILLAVAAFAWGTPLLVPTDPLDQSLLDGLAGPDAAAPFGYDHLGRSLMARLAAALRLSLVIAAAAVISAGLLGVALGVLAAWRGGWTDRVLALLSDSVLALPGLLMVLIVSAIIPDTALAFWVGLTLVLWIEYFRLTRAATARLLAAPGVQASRLLGFGALYVFRRHLWPELAPMLLTVAAFGAATAIMLIAALGFVSVGIRPPRPELGQMMVELLPYYREAPLALVQPVIAIFLTILALNLLAQGRRA; via the coding sequence ATGAGCCTGTCCGACGCCACCCTGGCCCCCGCCGCCGCCCGGGGCCCGACCCGCGCCCAAGGGGCCGGGGCCGCGATCCTGCTGGCCGTGGCGGCCTTTGCCTGGGGCACGCCCCTGCTGGTGCCCACCGATCCCCTGGACCAGAGCCTTCTGGACGGGCTGGCCGGTCCCGATGCGGCGGCGCCCTTCGGCTATGACCATCTGGGGCGGTCGCTGATGGCGCGGCTGGCGGCGGCGCTGCGGCTGTCGCTGGTGATCGCGGCGGCCGCCGTGATCTCGGCCGGGCTGCTGGGCGTGGCCTTGGGCGTGTTGGCCGCCTGGCGCGGCGGCTGGACCGACCGGGTGCTGGCCCTGCTGTCGGACAGCGTGCTGGCGCTGCCGGGGCTGCTGATGGTGCTGATCGTCAGCGCGATCATCCCCGACACCGCACTGGCCTTCTGGGTCGGCCTGACGCTGGTCCTGTGGATCGAGTATTTCCGCCTGACCCGCGCCGCGACCGCGCGCCTGCTGGCGGCCCCCGGCGTGCAGGCCAGCCGCCTGCTGGGCTTTGGCGCGCTCTACGTGTTCCGCCGCCATCTGTGGCCCGAGCTGGCGCCGATGCTGCTGACCGTCGCGGCCTTCGGGGCGGCGACGGCGATCATGCTGATCGCGGCCCTGGGCTTCGTCAGCGTGGGCATCCGCCCGCCGCGCCCCGAGCTGGGCCAGATGATGGTCGAGCTGCTGCCCTATTACCGCGAGGCGCCGCTGGCGCTGGTCCAGCCCGTGATCGCGATCTTCCTGACCATCCTGGCCCTGAACCTGCTTGCCCAAGGACGCCGCGCATGA
- a CDS encoding glycosyltransferase family 4 protein, which translates to MTDPRHLTFALPGDITTLTGGYIYDRRLVEGLRAQGRRVEVLALPDSFPTPSPSQMAQALADLQALPEDRPVIVDGLAFGALDPAGVAAIRAPIVAMIHHPLAQESALPADLADHLWRTERANLAHARHVLVPSPHTRAMLVERYGVAPERITVVRPGTDRPATALAPAPVAPPLILSVGILHPRKGHDVLIAALAQLADLDWQAVIAGNPWDAAHVLALEDQIRDSGLGARLELAGRVAPERLAQLYAQASIFALATRYEGYGIVFDEALSHGLPIVSTRTGAVPDTVPQDAGLLVAPDDVPALAQALRRLLEDPSERSARAAAAARAGAALPGWPDTARLAGQVLDALA; encoded by the coding sequence GTGACCGACCCTCGACATCTGACCTTCGCCCTGCCGGGCGACATCACCACGCTGACCGGCGGCTACATCTATGACCGCCGCCTGGTCGAGGGGCTGCGCGCCCAAGGGCGCCGGGTCGAGGTGCTGGCCCTGCCCGACAGCTTCCCCACGCCCTCGCCCTCGCAGATGGCGCAGGCGCTGGCCGATCTGCAGGCGCTGCCGGAGGATCGCCCGGTGATCGTCGACGGGCTGGCCTTCGGCGCGCTGGACCCGGCAGGGGTCGCCGCGATCAGGGCGCCCATCGTGGCGATGATCCACCATCCGCTGGCGCAGGAAAGCGCCCTGCCCGCCGATCTGGCCGACCACCTGTGGCGGACCGAGCGCGCCAATCTGGCCCATGCCCGCCATGTGCTGGTCCCCAGCCCCCATACCCGCGCCATGCTGGTCGAGCGCTACGGTGTCGCCCCCGAGCGCATCACCGTTGTCCGCCCCGGCACGGACCGTCCCGCGACCGCACTCGCCCCGGCGCCCGTCGCGCCGCCGCTGATCCTGTCGGTGGGGATCCTGCATCCGCGCAAGGGCCATGACGTGCTGATCGCGGCACTGGCGCAGCTGGCCGATCTGGACTGGCAGGCGGTGATCGCGGGCAACCCCTGGGACGCGGCGCATGTGCTGGCCCTCGAGGACCAGATCCGCGACAGCGGCCTTGGTGCGCGGCTGGAGCTGGCGGGCCGGGTCGCGCCCGAGCGTCTGGCGCAGCTTTACGCCCAGGCCTCGATCTTCGCGCTGGCCACCCGTTACGAGGGCTATGGCATCGTCTTCGACGAGGCGCTGTCCCACGGGTTGCCCATCGTCAGCACCCGCACTGGCGCCGTGCCCGACACGGTGCCACAAGATGCGGGCCTGCTGGTCGCCCCCGACGACGTGCCCGCCCTGGCCCAGGCTCTGCGCCGCCTGCTGGAGGACCCGTCGGAGCGCAGCGCCCGCGCCGCCGCCGCCGCCCGCGCGGGCGCGGCCCTGCCCGGCTGGCCGGACACGGCGCGGCTGGCGGGGCAGGTCCTGGACGCGCTGGCCTAG
- a CDS encoding ABC transporter permease yields the protein MIWRALGYRLAQALVVALLVGVLSFLMMQALPGDMAFRIAAGRYGYDMVDAAAAAAVRAELGLDRPAWQGFLIWLGDLARLDLGVSVISGRPVWAEIRHQLGASLHLAGVAVILSALIGPPLGIWAGLRAGGWLDRGLLVVSAALRAVPQFLMGLILIVLVSIQLGWLPAAGHGQARHVALPALTLALGMAAVSARVARDAMAEVAARPFYAFGRWKGLTEGQMLRRHGLRNIGVAMVTFLSLQFVMLVEGVVVVESIFGWPGIGHALVHAIFGRDVPMVQGTALLLGLGFVVLNALTDLLARLIDPRGISA from the coding sequence ATGATCTGGCGGGCTTTGGGATACCGGCTGGCGCAGGCGCTGGTCGTGGCGCTGCTGGTCGGCGTGCTGTCCTTTCTGATGATGCAGGCGCTGCCGGGCGACATGGCCTTCCGCATCGCGGCGGGACGCTATGGCTATGACATGGTCGACGCGGCGGCGGCCGCGGCGGTGCGCGCCGAGCTGGGCCTGGACCGGCCCGCCTGGCAGGGCTTCCTGATCTGGCTGGGCGATCTGGCGCGGCTGGACCTGGGCGTCTCGGTCATCTCGGGCCGCCCGGTCTGGGCCGAGATCCGCCACCAGCTGGGCGCCAGCCTGCATCTGGCGGGCGTGGCGGTGATCCTGTCGGCGCTGATCGGCCCGCCGCTCGGCATCTGGGCCGGGCTGCGCGCCGGGGGCTGGCTGGACCGGGGGCTGCTGGTCGTGTCCGCGGCGCTGCGGGCGGTGCCGCAGTTCCTGATGGGGCTGATCCTGATCGTGCTGGTCTCGATCCAGCTGGGCTGGCTGCCGGCGGCGGGGCACGGGCAGGCCCGGCACGTCGCGCTGCCCGCGCTGACGCTGGCGCTGGGCATGGCGGCGGTCTCGGCCCGGGTGGCGCGGGACGCGATGGCCGAGGTGGCGGCGCGGCCCTTCTACGCCTTCGGGCGCTGGAAGGGCCTGACCGAGGGCCAGATGCTGCGCCGCCACGGGCTGCGCAATATCGGCGTGGCGATGGTCACCTTCCTCTCGCTGCAATTCGTGATGCTGGTGGAGGGGGTCGTCGTTGTCGAATCGATCTTCGGCTGGCCCGGGATCGGCCATGCGCTGGTCCATGCGATCTTCGGGCGCGACGTGCCGATGGTGCAGGGCACCGCCCTGCTGCTGGGCTTGGGCTTCGTGGTGCTGAACGCGCTGACCGACCTTCTGGCCCGCCTGATCGACCCGAGGGGGATTTCTGCATGA
- a CDS encoding VOC family protein has protein sequence MRSLFHLAIHVTDLDAARRFYGDVLGCAEGRSTESWVDFDFFGHQLSLHLGTPFPVTRTGRVGDHMVMMPHLGVVLPLPDWLALADRLETQGVSFDIPPQIRFQGEPGEQRTMFFFDPSGNPIEVKGFADFDGLFAA, from the coding sequence ATGAGATCCCTGTTCCACCTTGCCATCCACGTCACCGACCTGGACGCGGCCCGTCGCTTCTATGGCGACGTGCTGGGCTGCGCCGAAGGGCGGTCGACCGAGAGCTGGGTCGATTTCGACTTCTTCGGCCATCAGCTGTCGCTGCATCTGGGCACGCCGTTCCCCGTCACGCGCACGGGCCGGGTCGGCGATCACATGGTGATGATGCCGCATCTGGGCGTGGTGCTGCCGCTGCCCGACTGGTTGGCGCTGGCCGACCGGCTGGAGACGCAGGGCGTAAGCTTCGACATCCCCCCGCAGATCCGGTTTCAGGGCGAGCCCGGCGAGCAGCGGACGATGTTCTTCTTCGACCCCTCGGGAAACCCGATCGAGGTCAAGGGTTTTGCGGATTTCGACGGGCTCTTCGCGGCATGA
- a CDS encoding fumarylacetoacetate hydrolase family protein — MTGFVLPPAPLPSVPVHGTTDRFAVRRIFCVGRNYADHAREMGHDPDREPPFFFTKPADALLTGDADLRWPPATRDLHFEGELVVALGAGGADIPAGEAGGLIWGYGAGNDLTRRDLQAEAKRMGRPWDMAKGFDGSAVCGPLQPDAPAEEARLVVEVNGQVRQDGRLSQMIWSVTEIIAHLSRLVRLEPGDLIFTGTPAGVGALQPGDEVVVRIEGLAPVRTRLV, encoded by the coding sequence ATGACCGGGTTCGTGCTGCCCCCCGCCCCGCTGCCCTCGGTCCCCGTCCATGGCACCACCGACCGCTTCGCCGTCCGGCGCATCTTCTGCGTGGGGCGCAACTATGCCGACCATGCGCGCGAGATGGGCCATGATCCCGACCGCGAGCCGCCCTTCTTCTTCACCAAGCCCGCCGATGCGCTGCTGACCGGGGATGCCGACCTGCGGTGGCCCCCGGCGACGCGGGACCTGCATTTCGAGGGCGAACTGGTCGTGGCGTTGGGCGCGGGCGGGGCCGACATCCCGGCCGGCGAGGCAGGCGGGCTGATCTGGGGCTATGGCGCGGGCAACGACCTGACCCGCCGCGACCTGCAGGCCGAGGCCAAGCGCATGGGCCGCCCCTGGGACATGGCCAAGGGCTTCGACGGCTCGGCGGTCTGCGGGCCGCTGCAGCCCGACGCGCCCGCTGAGGAGGCGCGGCTGGTGGTCGAGGTGAACGGCCAGGTCCGCCAGGACGGGCGGCTGTCGCAGATGATCTGGTCTGTCACCGAGATCATCGCGCATCTGTCGCGGCTGGTGCGGCTGGAGCCGGGCGATCTGATCTTCACCGGCACGCCCGCGGGCGTGGGCGCCCTGCAGCCCGGCGACGAGGTCGTGGTGCGGATCGAGGGGCTGGCCCCCGTCCGCACCCGGCTGGTCTGA
- the thyX gene encoding FAD-dependent thymidylate synthase yields the protein MPLTAEQQAEIDQQRATPRQTLRAVSEGMEAHLYVPHPVLDHGLVRVVDYMGDDAAICQAARVSYGTGTKSVQNDEGLIRYLMRHWHSTPFEMCEVKFHVKLPVFVARQWIRHRTANVNEYSARYSILDREFYIPAPEQLAAQSAQNNQGRGEVLAGDEAQRVLDLLREDAMRSYDHYEAMLSQDGQQGLARELARMNLPANIYTQWYWKVDLHNLLHFLRLRADAHAQYEIRAYADLMCDITRDWVPAAFNAFRDYRMDAVSLSAQGAAALKRRLAGEAITQETSGMGAREWREFQAVWG from the coding sequence ATGCCCCTGACCGCCGAACAGCAGGCCGAGATCGACCAGCAGCGCGCGACCCCGCGCCAGACCCTGCGCGCGGTCTCCGAGGGGATGGAGGCGCATCTCTATGTCCCCCATCCGGTGCTGGATCACGGCCTGGTCCGGGTCGTCGACTACATGGGCGACGATGCGGCGATCTGCCAGGCGGCGCGGGTCAGCTATGGCACCGGCACCAAGTCGGTGCAGAACGACGAGGGGCTGATCCGCTATCTGATGCGGCACTGGCACTCGACGCCCTTCGAGATGTGCGAGGTCAAGTTCCACGTCAAGCTGCCGGTCTTCGTGGCCCGCCAGTGGATCCGCCACCGCACCGCCAACGTGAACGAATATTCCGCGCGCTACTCGATCCTCGACCGCGAGTTCTACATTCCCGCCCCCGAGCAGCTGGCCGCGCAATCGGCGCAGAACAATCAGGGCCGGGGCGAAGTGCTGGCAGGCGACGAGGCGCAGCGCGTGCTGGACCTGCTGCGCGAGGATGCGATGCGCAGCTATGATCATTACGAGGCGATGCTGAGCCAGGACGGCCAGCAAGGCCTGGCGCGGGAACTGGCGCGGATGAACCTGCCCGCCAATATCTATACCCAGTGGTACTGGAAGGTGGACCTGCACAACCTGCTGCATTTCCTGCGCCTGCGCGCCGACGCCCATGCGCAATACGAGATCCGGGCCTATGCCGACCTGATGTGCGACATCACCCGTGATTGGGTGCCCGCCGCCTTCAACGCCTTCCGCGACTACCGGATGGATGCGGTCAGCCTGTCGGCGCAGGGCGCCGCGGCCCTGAAACGCCGCCTGGCGGGCGAGGCGATCACGCAGGAGACCTCGGGCATGGGCGCGCGCGAATGGCGCGAGTTCCAGGCCGTCTGGGGCTGA
- a CDS encoding lysylphosphatidylglycerol synthase transmembrane domain-containing protein, which translates to MNVTRGLQILVALVVMSLLWFGLDGRQALRLLAQADPRWLAAAMLALTAQTVLSALRWRITARQLGQTIPMSRAVGEYYLAQVVNQSLPGGVMGDAGRAVRARHQAGLKRAGAAVAIERLAGQVTLFLVLAVGALAVTLHPDGLALPAWVMGLIGMLLVAALGLVLAIAGAGRLSRRADAAARDLRAALRATLLTRDALPRQIALNLAITGANLAAFAFCARATGTVLSPSETAVLVPLILLTMILPVTVSGWGLREGAAAGLFPLVGATAQAGFAASLAFGLVFLASTLPGLLVLLTQRRRDAAAISTPSSIAQADP; encoded by the coding sequence ATGAATGTGACACGCGGTCTGCAGATCCTGGTGGCCTTGGTGGTCATGTCCCTGTTGTGGTTCGGGCTGGACGGGCGGCAGGCCCTGCGCCTGCTGGCCCAGGCCGACCCGCGCTGGCTGGCCGCCGCCATGCTGGCGCTGACGGCGCAGACGGTGCTGTCGGCGCTGCGCTGGCGGATCACCGCGCGGCAGCTGGGCCAGACCATCCCGATGAGCCGCGCGGTGGGCGAATACTATCTGGCGCAGGTGGTCAACCAGTCCCTGCCCGGCGGCGTCATGGGCGATGCGGGCCGCGCCGTCCGCGCCCGGCATCAGGCGGGGCTGAAGCGCGCGGGCGCCGCCGTCGCGATCGAGCGGCTGGCCGGACAGGTCACCCTATTCCTGGTGCTGGCCGTGGGCGCGCTGGCCGTCACGCTGCATCCCGACGGGCTGGCCCTGCCCGCATGGGTCATGGGGCTGATCGGCATGCTGCTGGTCGCGGCCCTGGGGCTAGTGCTGGCCATCGCCGGCGCCGGGCGCCTGTCGCGCCGCGCCGATGCGGCCGCCCGCGACCTGCGCGCCGCCCTGCGGGCGACCCTGCTGACCCGCGACGCCCTGCCCCGCCAGATCGCGTTGAACCTGGCCATCACCGGCGCCAACCTGGCAGCCTTCGCCTTCTGCGCCCGCGCGACCGGCACCGTGCTGTCGCCCTCCGAGACCGCCGTCCTGGTGCCGCTGATCCTGCTGACGATGATCCTGCCCGTCACCGTCAGCGGATGGGGCCTGCGCGAGGGCGCCGCGGCGGGCCTTTTCCCCTTGGTCGGCGCCACGGCACAGGCGGGCTTCGCGGCCAGCCTTGCCTTCGGGCTGGTGTTTCTGGCCAGCACCCTGCCGGGGCTCTTGGTCCTTCTGACACAGCGGCGCCGGGATGCGGCGGCGATCTCCACTCCCTCCTCCATCGCACAGGCCGATCCGTGA
- a CDS encoding ABC transporter ATP-binding protein produces the protein MTLLLSATDISVHAGDTLLVHPAALSLRAGRPLTILGETGSGKSLLAQALIGTLPDGLTARGRVALGGQVLDAARPAGFRPLWGRLLGVLPQEPWLSLDPLMPAAAQVAEGHAFLRGLSWARARRAAAADLDELGLTGAGGQRPDQLSGGMAQRAAFAAARAGGARIIIADEPTKGLDADRRDEICALLLAGVAQGGGLLTITHDLALARQLGGDLMVVLKGRVIEQGPAARILAAPAHAYTRALIAADPAGWPQGATRAAEGAPVLRAEGLAVSRDGRMLVQGLDLAVHPGQILGVTGPSGCGKSTLGDTLLGLAPADAGRVAKAPGIAAVRYQKLYQDPPSAFPRAVTLGRALADLVGLHRLDGARIAPLLDRLRLSPALLARRPTEVSGGELQRLALLRVLLLDPVFLFADEPTSRLDLITQAEVTALMVEVARETGMGLMIVSHDVQLVARTCDRVVALAGADRARAA, from the coding sequence ATGACCCTGCTGCTGAGTGCCACCGACATCTCGGTCCATGCCGGGGACACGCTGCTGGTCCACCCGGCCGCGCTGTCCCTGCGGGCGGGCCGCCCGCTGACCATCCTGGGCGAGACCGGATCGGGAAAGAGCCTGCTGGCGCAGGCGCTGATCGGCACGCTGCCGGACGGGCTGACGGCGCGCGGCCGGGTCGCTTTGGGCGGGCAGGTGCTGGATGCGGCGCGGCCCGCGGGGTTCCGCCCGCTCTGGGGGCGCCTGCTGGGCGTGCTGCCGCAGGAACCCTGGCTGTCGCTGGACCCCCTGATGCCCGCGGCGGCGCAGGTGGCCGAGGGGCATGCCTTCCTGCGCGGCCTGTCCTGGGCCCGGGCCCGCCGGGCGGCCGCCGCCGACCTGGACGAGCTGGGCCTGACCGGGGCGGGCGGGCAGCGTCCCGACCAGCTGTCGGGCGGCATGGCGCAGCGCGCGGCCTTCGCCGCCGCCCGCGCGGGCGGGGCGCGCATCATCATCGCCGACGAGCCGACCAAGGGCCTGGACGCCGACCGCCGCGACGAGATCTGCGCCCTGCTGCTGGCGGGCGTGGCGCAGGGCGGCGGGCTGCTGACCATCACCCATGACCTGGCGCTGGCCCGCCAGCTGGGCGGCGATCTGATGGTCGTCCTGAAGGGCCGGGTGATCGAGCAGGGCCCGGCGGCGCGGATCCTCGCGGCGCCCGCCCACGCCTATACCCGCGCGCTGATCGCCGCCGACCCGGCCGGCTGGCCGCAGGGCGCGACCCGCGCGGCAGAGGGCGCCCCCGTCCTGCGGGCCGAGGGACTGGCGGTCAGCCGGGATGGGCGGATGCTGGTCCAAGGTCTGGACCTGGCGGTCCATCCGGGCCAGATCCTGGGCGTCACCGGGCCGAGCGGCTGCGGCAAGTCGACCTTGGGCGACACGCTGCTGGGACTGGCGCCCGCCGATGCGGGCCGTGTCGCCAAGGCCCCGGGCATCGCGGCCGTGCGCTATCAGAAGCTGTACCAGGACCCGCCAAGCGCCTTCCCCCGCGCGGTCACCCTGGGCCGGGCGCTGGCCGATCTGGTGGGCCTGCACCGGCTGGACGGCGCCCGCATCGCGCCGCTGCTGGACCGGCTGCGCCTGTCGCCCGCCCTGCTGGCCCGCCGACCCACCGAGGTCTCGGGCGGCGAGCTGCAGCGGCTGGCACTGCTGCGGGTGCTGCTGCTGGACCCGGTCTTCCTGTTCGCCGACGAGCCGACCTCGCGCCTCGATCTGATCACGCAGGCCGAGGTGACGGCCCTGATGGTCGAGGTCGCGCGCGAGACGGGGATGGGGCTGATGATCGTCAGCCATGACGTGCAGCTGGTCGCGCGGACCTGCGACCGGGTGGTGGCGCTGGCGGGCGCGGACCGGGCCCGCGCGGCCTAG
- a CDS encoding FAD assembly factor SdhE — translation MAETMETPEHRLKRLHMRSWRRGMKEMDLILGHFADECLAELNAADLDLYERMLGENDQDLYLWVTAQMGQDEAPDRGAPDILVPMLDRVAAHAVARFSENP, via the coding sequence ATGGCTGAGACGATGGAAACCCCCGAGCACCGGCTGAAACGCCTGCACATGCGCAGCTGGCGGCGCGGCATGAAGGAGATGGACCTGATCCTGGGCCATTTCGCGGATGAGTGCCTGGCCGAGCTGAACGCCGCCGATCTGGACCTCTACGAGCGGATGCTGGGCGAGAACGATCAGGACCTGTACCTGTGGGTGACCGCGCAGATGGGCCAGGACGAGGCCCCCGACCGCGGCGCGCCCGACATCCTGGTGCCGATGCTGGACCGGGTCGCCGCGCATGCAGTCGCCCGCTTCTCGGAAAATCCGTAA
- a CDS encoding ABC transporter substrate-binding protein: MRLILPLALAALTAAPALATEGVLDVVAPFEIKGADPSTSGNVFIKMELAETLVNADADGRLVPGLATDWQVSRDGLSWLFRLRQGVLFHDGTPLTAEAVAGALTHARAKPGLLDTAPITAIAAEGADLRITLSEPFAPLPAFLSEYRALIYAPAAYDAAGTATQVIGTGPYRLTALQEPLRLEAARFDDYWGEAARIDRVTYQAVGRAETRALLAESGDADYVFNLDPASVRRLSDGKAVEVLSVPVPRSLLIKVNAGHPALSDPRARRALSLAIDRQGLAQAILRYPSGADQLFPPSVPDWHVAGLEPLAHDPQAARAILADLGWTPGPDGILTRDGERFSLVLTTYPDRPELPLSAAVIQQMMAGIGVEVAINSTNSSEIPAGHMDGSLDLALLARNFALVPDPIGTILTDYAQDGDWGAMGWGNDAFAALIRDLAAGQGGQPQRDAAMAILQAELPVIPVAWYQQTAAVSQGVTGAVIDPFERTIGLSRMEWAGQ; encoded by the coding sequence ATGCGCCTGATCCTGCCCTTGGCCCTCGCCGCCCTGACCGCCGCCCCGGCCCTTGCGACCGAGGGGGTGCTGGACGTGGTCGCCCCCTTCGAGATCAAGGGCGCCGACCCTTCCACCTCGGGCAACGTCTTCATCAAGATGGAGCTGGCCGAGACGCTGGTGAATGCCGATGCCGACGGGCGGCTTGTGCCGGGGCTGGCCACGGACTGGCAGGTCTCAAGGGACGGACTGTCCTGGCTGTTCCGCCTGCGCCAAGGGGTCCTCTTTCACGACGGCACGCCCCTGACGGCCGAGGCGGTGGCCGGGGCCTTGACCCATGCCCGCGCCAAGCCCGGGCTGCTGGACACCGCCCCCATCACGGCGATCGCGGCTGAGGGTGCCGATCTGCGCATCACCCTGTCCGAACCCTTCGCGCCGCTGCCGGCCTTCCTGTCGGAATATCGCGCGCTGATCTATGCGCCCGCCGCCTATGACGCGGCCGGCACCGCCACGCAGGTGATCGGCACCGGCCCCTATCGCCTGACCGCCCTGCAGGAACCCCTGCGGCTGGAGGCGGCGCGATTCGACGATTACTGGGGGGAGGCGGCCCGGATCGACCGCGTCACCTACCAGGCCGTGGGCCGGGCCGAGACGCGGGCGCTTCTGGCTGAAAGCGGCGATGCCGATTACGTCTTCAACCTGGACCCGGCCTCGGTCCGGCGCCTGTCGGATGGGAAGGCGGTCGAGGTCCTGTCGGTTCCCGTGCCCCGGTCCCTGCTGATCAAGGTGAATGCCGGGCATCCGGCGCTGTCGGACCCCCGCGCGCGGCGGGCCCTGTCGCTGGCCATCGACCGGCAGGGGCTGGCGCAGGCGATCCTGCGCTATCCCTCGGGCGCGGACCAGCTGTTCCCGCCCTCGGTCCCGGACTGGCATGTGGCGGGGCTGGAGCCTCTGGCCCACGACCCCCAGGCCGCCCGCGCCATCCTGGCCGATCTGGGCTGGACCCCCGGTCCCGACGGCATCCTGACGCGCGACGGCGAGAGGTTCAGCCTGGTCCTGACCACCTATCCCGACCGCCCCGAACTGCCGCTGTCGGCGGCGGTCATCCAGCAGATGATGGCCGGGATCGGGGTCGAGGTGGCCATCAACTCCACCAATTCCAGCGAGATCCCGGCGGGCCACATGGACGGCTCGCTGGATCTGGCGCTGCTGGCGCGCAACTTCGCGCTGGTGCCCGATCCGATCGGCACGATCCTGACCGACTATGCGCAGGACGGCGATTGGGGCGCGATGGGCTGGGGCAACGACGCCTTCGCCGCGCTGATCCGCGATCTGGCGGCGGGCCAGGGCGGCCAGCCGCAGCGCGACGCGGCGATGGCCATCCTGCAGGCCGAGCTGCCGGTGATTCCCGTGGCCTGGTACCAGCAGACCGCCGCCGTCAGCCAAGGCGTGACCGGCGCGGTGATCGACCCGTTCGAGCGGACGATCGGGCTGTCGCGGATGGAATGGGCGGGCCAATGA